Proteins found in one Triticum urartu cultivar G1812 chromosome 4, Tu2.1, whole genome shotgun sequence genomic segment:
- the LOC125553536 gene encoding uncharacterized protein LOC125553536, translating to MAMKRKLSPTEADLAADDHHQPDTASVTTATGPEPWAATVGAAAAAQRARKRFVGVRQRPSGRWVAEIKDTIQKIRVWLGTFDTAEEAARAYDEAACLLRGANTRTNFWPRAAAPAAASDGHGGAGLAENHGHLHHHTPPPSALPSKVTNLLLLRLKRARSISDEHHISASATAQEALGQQQQDQEEYGAGNFHVDDFLSYDSNVDEHGVVKYEEDFHCPRDADDEEEDVSEEEEEAPLDFGFMDAHPSPPGDVGDAGLFAPFEMMAAEIGGAVEAEAEASEYGGGENENSAAIHEVMKRMKYERKISASLYALSGVSECLRLRLGNSGAVGHGLALSGLRDACMRKRQEQNQEAVVDCVEGGHEESSSSNSSSSSEVASCSPEAVISSPNADAVDSDVVMWSSFDLAPICFMS from the coding sequence ATGGCGATGAAGCGCAAGTTGTCCCCCACAGAGGCTGACCTCGCCGCGGACGACCACCACCAGCCCGACACCGCCAGCGTCACGACGGCGACAGGGCCGGAACCATGGGCAGCGACGGTCGGCGCCGCGGCGGCTGCACAGCGGGCTCGGAAGCGCTTCGTGGGCGTCCGGCAGCGGCCGTCAGGGCGGTGGGTGGCGGAGATCAAGGACACCATCCAGAAGATCCGGGTGTGGCTCGGCACCTTCGACACCGCCGAGGAGGCTGCCCGCGCCTACGACGAGGCCGCGTGCCTCCTCCGCGGCGCCAACACCCGCACCAACTTCTGGCCCCGCGCAGCCGCCCCCGCGGCCGCCTCGGACGGCCACGGCGGGGCAGGGTTGGCCGAGAACCATGGCCACCTCCACCACCACACGCCGCCGCCATCGGCTCTCCCCTCCAAGGTCaccaacctcctcctcctccgcctcaaGAGAGCGCGCAGCATCAGCGACGAACACCACATTAGTGCAAGTGCCACTGCGCAAGAAGCACTTGGGCAGCAGCAGCAAGACCAAGAGGAGTACGGCGCCGGCAACTTCCACGTCGACGACTTCCTCAGCTACGACTCGAACGTCGACGAGCATGGCGTCGTGAAATACGAGGAGGACTTCCATTGCCCTCGAGACGCGGATGATGAGGAAGAGGATGTgtccgaggaggaggaagaagcgCCTCTGGACTTCGGGTTCATGGACGCGCACCCGTCTCCCCCAGGGGACGTCGGCGACGCGGGGCTTTTCGCACCGTTCGAGATGATGGCGGCGGAGATCGGCggggcggtggaggcggaggcaGAGGCTTCGGAGTACGGCGGTGGCGAGAACGAGAACTCGGCGGCAATCCACGAGGTGATGAAGAGAATGAAGTACGAGCGGAAGATCTCTGCCTCGCTCTACGCGCTCAGCGGCGTGTCCGAGTGCCTCCGCCTGCGCCTAGGCAACTCCGGCGCCGTCGGCCACGGGCTGGCGCTCTCCGGTCTCAGGGATGCGTGCATGAGGAAGCGGCAGGAACAAAATCAAGAAGCGGTGGTAGATTGCGTTGAGGGAGGCCACGAGGAAAGCTCGAGCAGCAACAGCAGCTCGTCGTCTGAGGTAGCGAGCTGTTCGCCGGAGGCGGTGATCTCGTCGCCGAACGCCGATGCCGTCGACAGCGATGTGGTGATGTGGAGCTCCTTTGACCTGGCTCCCATCTGCTTCATGTCATAA
- the LOC125550650 gene encoding probable acylpyruvase FAHD2, mitochondrial, whose translation MAAAAAQRLLAASTKIVGAGRNYISHAKDLGNPVLKEPVLFLKPTSSFLHAGPTAGPIEVPEPLESLHHEVELAVVISRRARDVPEASAMDFVGGYALALDMSSNDLQSASKSAGLPWTLGKVQDTFTPISAVVPKSAIANPYDLELWLKVDGELRQKGLTSDMIFKIPFLISYISSIMTLMEGDVILTGTPPDGVGPVRVGQKINAGITDLIDVEFDVQRRKRSFPN comes from the exons ATGGCAGCAGCGGCGGCGCAGAGGCTTCTTGCGGCGAGCACGAAGATCGTCGGGGCCGGGCGCAACTACATCTCCCATGCCAAGGATCTCGGCAACCCTGTCCTCAAG GAACCCGTCCTGTTCCTGAAGCCCACGTCGTCATTCCTCCACGCCGGCCCGACGGCCGGCCCCATCGAGGTGCCCGAGCCGCTCGAGTCGCTGCACCACGAGGTCGAGCTCGCCGTCGTCATCTCCCGGCGCGCGCGCGATGTCCCCGAGGCCTCCGCCATGGATTTCGTCGGAG GTTATGCACTTGCTTTGGACATGTCATCAAACGATCTGCAATCAGCTTCTAAG TCTGCAGGTCTTCCTTGGACTTTGGGTAAAGTACAGGACACCTTTACTCCAATTAGTGCGGTG GTTCCGAAATCAGCGATCGCTAATCCCTATGACCTAGAACTGTGGCTAAAG GTAGATGGTGAACTTAGGCAGAAGGGACTTACAAGTGATATGATATTCAAGATTCCTTTTCTAATCAGTTATATCAGTTCCATCATGACATTAATGGAGGGCGATGTGATATTAACTG GTACTCCTCCCGATGGCGTTGGTCCTGTCCGAGTAGGACAGAAGATTAATGCTGGTATAACTGACCTCATTGATGTTGAGTTCGATGTTCAGAGACGCAAACGTTCATTTCCTAACTGA